A region of Saccharococcus thermophilus DNA encodes the following proteins:
- a CDS encoding DctP family TRAP transporter solute-binding subunit — MKKRWWLAFLILPFCIVSVVWLETQHFHKENIVYDDEQKGLKKQIVIYFSHVVAEDTPKGLAAQKFAELVEKKTNGRVKVEVFPNGSLYSDDEEIDALLRGDVQMIAPSFSKVTELIPEWQVLDLPFLFHDYSDVERTFTGEVGAQLLAMLDQKGIKGLALWSNGFKQMMSTTHPLIHLDDFRGLRFRIMPSAVIEKQFRLLGGEPIAVPFDHVYRSLEKHEFDGQENTISNIYSKDFYKFQPYITISNHGYLGYAVMMNKSFWESLPKDIQQKITEAIQETTKWNLRESQKQNELQLEKMKKNRNVYIYELSNEEKEKWKKKFAPLYQQFKEEFGDKLLREIQQK; from the coding sequence ATGAAAAAGCGATGGTGGTTGGCGTTTCTGATTTTGCCGTTTTGCATCGTCAGCGTCGTGTGGCTAGAAACGCAACATTTTCATAAAGAAAATATAGTGTATGACGATGAGCAAAAAGGGTTGAAAAAACAAATTGTCATTTATTTTAGCCACGTAGTGGCAGAAGATACTCCGAAGGGACTGGCAGCGCAAAAGTTTGCTGAGCTGGTAGAGAAAAAGACGAATGGACGGGTAAAAGTAGAAGTATTCCCGAACGGCTCGTTGTATTCCGATGACGAGGAAATCGATGCATTGTTGCGCGGAGACGTGCAAATGATTGCCCCTTCGTTTTCCAAAGTAACGGAATTAATTCCTGAATGGCAAGTGCTAGATTTGCCGTTCTTATTTCATGATTACAGCGATGTGGAACGGACGTTTACTGGAGAGGTCGGAGCGCAGCTTTTGGCAATGCTAGACCAAAAAGGAATTAAAGGATTAGCGTTGTGGAGCAACGGGTTTAAGCAAATGATGAGCACGACCCACCCGCTCATTCATCTTGACGATTTTCGCGGACTGCGCTTTCGCATCATGCCGAGCGCAGTGATTGAAAAACAATTTCGTTTGTTAGGCGGCGAACCGATTGCTGTTCCTTTTGACCACGTGTACCGATCTTTAGAAAAGCACGAGTTTGATGGGCAAGAAAACACCATTTCCAATATTTACTCAAAAGACTTTTACAAATTCCAGCCATATATAACGATCAGCAATCATGGGTATCTGGGTTATGCGGTGATGATGAATAAATCATTTTGGGAAAGCTTGCCGAAAGATATTCAGCAAAAAATAACCGAAGCTATTCAAGAAACAACAAAATGGAATTTGCGCGAATCGCAAAAACAAAATGAACTGCAGTTGGAAAAAATGAAGAAAAATAGGAATGTCTATATTTATGAGTTGTCAAACGAGGAAAAAGAGAAATGGAAGAAGAAATTTGCCCCGTTGTATCAGCAGTTTAAGGAAGAGTTTGGCGACAAACTGCTTCGTGAAATCCAACAAAAATAA